In one window of Hymenobacter nivis DNA:
- a CDS encoding enoyl-CoA hydratase/isomerase family protein, with amino-acid sequence MDHLLTPQLEALRYLTYGCEDRIAYITLNRPEKRNALNADVVAELKRAFEYAENDEDCKIVVLRAAGDVFCAGADLAYIQELQGFGYTDNLDDSTHLMQLFHQVYTLKKVVIGQVQGHAIAGGCGLAAICDITFAVPEAKFGYTEVKIGFLPAIVSVFLLRKIGEARTKQLLLSGDVVSAQTALDLGLVNFLVPADELAATVRTYAQRLCRENSGQSMEVTKEMLAALPEMALEEALRYAAQRNAALRGSDDCRRGIGAFLSKEKISW; translated from the coding sequence ATGGACCACCTGCTTACGCCCCAACTCGAAGCCCTGCGCTACCTCACCTACGGCTGCGAGGACCGCATTGCCTACATTACCCTCAACCGCCCCGAAAAGCGCAACGCCCTGAACGCCGACGTAGTAGCCGAACTAAAGCGGGCTTTTGAATACGCCGAGAACGACGAGGACTGCAAAATAGTGGTGCTGCGCGCCGCTGGCGACGTGTTCTGCGCCGGGGCCGATTTGGCCTACATCCAGGAGCTGCAAGGCTTCGGCTACACCGATAACCTGGACGACAGCACGCACCTCATGCAGCTGTTCCACCAGGTGTACACGCTCAAAAAAGTCGTCATTGGGCAGGTGCAGGGCCACGCCATCGCCGGTGGCTGCGGCCTGGCCGCCATCTGTGACATCACCTTCGCCGTGCCCGAGGCCAAGTTTGGCTACACCGAAGTAAAAATTGGCTTTTTGCCGGCCATCGTCAGCGTATTTCTGCTGCGTAAGATAGGGGAGGCCCGTACCAAGCAGTTGCTGCTGAGCGGCGACGTAGTATCGGCCCAAACGGCCCTCGACCTGGGCCTCGTCAATTTCCTGGTGCCGGCCGATGAGCTGGCCGCCACTGTGCGCACCTACGCCCAGCGCCTGTGCCGCGAAAACTCGGGCCAGAGCATGGAAGTAACCAAGGAAATGCTGGCTGCCCTGCCCGAAATGGCCCTCGAAGAAGCCCTGCGCTACGCCGCCCAGCGCAACGCCGCGCTGCGCGGCTCCGACGATTGCCGCCGCGGCATCGGTGCGTTTTTGAGCAAAGAGAAAATTAGCTGGTAG
- a CDS encoding sterol desaturase family protein — MPALLAAAVTLATFAFMEFWAWFMHKYVQHGPLWVLHRSHHVRHPHPVERNDLFFVIYGALSAALFITGGSGSRWWFWVGVGIAVYGAVYFFVHDVLIHGRLRFWKKSQNAYLRALNMAHKMHHKTTGRDGSAEFGLLWVSPKYLRLARAQSQRRAPAAGE, encoded by the coding sequence ATGCCCGCTCTGCTTGCTGCCGCCGTCACCCTTGCCACCTTCGCCTTCATGGAGTTTTGGGCGTGGTTCATGCACAAGTACGTGCAGCACGGGCCTCTGTGGGTGCTGCACCGCTCCCACCACGTGCGCCACCCGCACCCAGTTGAGCGCAACGACCTGTTTTTTGTGATTTACGGGGCCCTGTCGGCAGCGCTGTTTATTACCGGGGGTAGCGGAAGCCGCTGGTGGTTTTGGGTGGGCGTGGGCATCGCGGTCTACGGTGCTGTGTACTTTTTTGTGCACGATGTGCTGATCCACGGCCGCCTGCGTTTCTGGAAAAAATCTCAAAACGCCTACCTGCGGGCCCTGAACATGGCCCACAAGATGCACCACAAAACCACCGGCCGCGACGGTTCAGCCGAGTTCGGTCTGCTGTGGGTATCGCCCAAGTACTTGCGCTTGGCCCGGGCCCAGTCGCAGCGGCGGGCCCCGGCGGCGGGCGAATAA
- a CDS encoding RNA polymerase sigma factor translates to MTSLEFTSQVQRISLTLRPAALNLTRDADDAKDLVQETLLKALLNKDKFKAGTNLKAWLYTIMRNTFINNYNKITKRSSNIDSTEYFQYFNTDQNYITHNGATSDFVVRDINEAIASLGTDYRTPFMMYYIGYKYLEIAEKLQIPIGTVKNRIHIARKELKTALQVYAPVGASAADLSDAVED, encoded by the coding sequence ATGACTTCGCTAGAATTTACTTCGCAAGTGCAGCGGATATCCCTCACCCTGCGGCCCGCAGCCCTGAACCTCACCCGCGACGCCGACGACGCGAAGGACCTCGTGCAGGAAACGTTGCTTAAAGCCCTCTTGAATAAAGACAAGTTCAAAGCGGGTACTAATTTGAAGGCGTGGTTGTACACCATCATGCGCAACACCTTCATCAATAACTATAACAAGATCACCAAGCGTAGCTCCAACATTGATTCGACGGAGTATTTCCAGTATTTCAACACCGACCAGAATTACATTACACACAACGGCGCCACGTCCGATTTTGTGGTGCGCGACATTAACGAGGCCATTGCCAGCCTCGGCACCGATTACCGCACGCCGTTCATGATGTACTACATTGGCTACAAGTACCTGGAGATTGCCGAGAAGCTGCAAATCCCCATCGGCACCGTAAAAAACCGCATTCACATTGCCCGCAAGGAGTTGAAAACCGCCCTGCAAGTGTACGCTCCGGTTGGTGCCAGTGCCGCTGATTTGAGCGATGCCGTTGAGGACTAG
- a CDS encoding phytoene desaturase family protein — translation MPTPTASHHAVVIGAGFAGLAAASTLAQAGWRVTLLEKNEGPGGRARVFHAQGFTFDMGPSWYWMPDVFEKYFARFGKKVADYYELIRLDPSYQVIFKGPEAVDIPAKMSELRALFERYEPGSAARLDEFLKQAAYKYEVGINRLVYAPSRSVLEYADPRLLVDMLRMDVLQSMHKHVRRFFKDPRLLELVEFPILFLGAVSENTPALYSLMNYADLALGTWYPLGGMHKIVEGMVRLAEELGVEILYNQEVTEIVVEHGRSTGVRTAQGFFAADAVVAGADYHHIEQEVLAPEYRHYDEKYWDGRTMAPSSLLFYLGVNRKLDKLRHHNLFFDEDLTQHAREIYVQPQWPTRPLFYASAPSKTDPTVAPEGQENLFLLIPVAPGLDDTEATRERYYDQLMDRLERHCGHPIRDAVVYKRGYAHRDFQADYHSYKGNAYGLANTLKQTAILKPTLKSKKVSNLYFTGQLTVPGPGVPPSLISGQVVAGEVLKEIKN, via the coding sequence TTGCCCACTCCCACCGCTTCCCACCACGCCGTTGTCATCGGGGCCGGCTTTGCCGGCTTAGCCGCCGCCAGCACCTTAGCCCAAGCCGGCTGGCGCGTCACGCTGCTCGAAAAAAACGAGGGCCCCGGGGGTCGTGCCCGCGTGTTCCACGCCCAGGGTTTCACCTTCGATATGGGCCCCAGTTGGTACTGGATGCCCGACGTATTCGAGAAATATTTCGCCCGCTTCGGCAAAAAAGTGGCCGATTACTACGAGCTAATACGCCTCGACCCGTCGTACCAGGTTATTTTCAAAGGTCCCGAAGCGGTGGATATTCCCGCGAAAATGAGCGAGCTGCGGGCTTTGTTCGAGCGCTACGAGCCGGGCAGCGCGGCCCGGCTCGACGAGTTTCTGAAGCAGGCCGCCTACAAGTACGAGGTAGGCATCAACCGGCTGGTGTACGCGCCCAGCCGCTCGGTGCTGGAGTATGCCGACCCACGTCTGCTCGTGGACATGCTACGCATGGACGTGCTCCAGAGCATGCATAAGCACGTGCGCCGCTTCTTTAAAGACCCGCGGCTGCTGGAGCTGGTCGAGTTCCCGATCCTGTTCCTGGGGGCCGTGTCGGAAAATACGCCGGCGCTGTATTCGCTGATGAACTACGCCGACCTGGCCCTGGGTACCTGGTACCCGCTGGGCGGCATGCACAAAATTGTGGAGGGTATGGTGCGCCTGGCCGAGGAGCTGGGCGTAGAAATCCTTTACAACCAGGAAGTAACGGAGATTGTGGTGGAGCACGGCCGCAGTACTGGCGTGCGCACCGCCCAGGGCTTTTTCGCGGCCGATGCCGTGGTGGCGGGGGCCGACTACCACCACATCGAGCAGGAGGTGCTGGCCCCCGAGTACCGCCACTACGACGAAAAATACTGGGACGGCCGCACCATGGCCCCGTCGTCGCTGCTGTTCTACCTGGGCGTGAACCGCAAGCTCGACAAGCTGCGTCACCACAACCTGTTTTTTGACGAAGACCTGACCCAGCACGCCCGCGAAATTTACGTCCAGCCGCAGTGGCCCACCCGGCCGCTGTTCTACGCCTCGGCGCCCAGCAAAACCGACCCCACGGTAGCCCCCGAAGGCCAGGAAAACCTGTTCCTGCTCATTCCTGTGGCCCCCGGCCTCGACGATACCGAGGCCACTCGCGAGCGGTACTACGACCAGCTGATGGACCGCCTGGAGCGCCACTGCGGCCACCCCATCCGCGACGCGGTGGTGTACAAGCGCGGCTACGCCCACCGCGACTTCCAGGCCGATTACCACAGCTACAAGGGCAACGCCTACGGCCTGGCAAACACGTTGAAGCAAACCGCCATCCTCAAGCCTACGCTTAAAAGTAAGAAGGTGAGCAACTTGTATTTTACGGGTCAGCTTACTGTGCCGGGCCCCGGGGTACCGCCTTCGCTCATTTCGGGCCAGGTAGTGGCGGGAGAAGTGTTGAAAGAAATTAAAAATTGA
- a CDS encoding phytoene/squalene synthase family protein: MDHVKLFTDTSLACSKLITKRYSTSFSLGIRTLDESLHAPVYAVYGFVRWADEIVDTFHGHDRAALLADFQRQTAEALATGLSLNPVLHAFQAVVHEYGIDQEFIDAFLHSMALDLEDQNYHPGLYNEYIYGSAEVVGLMCLRIFCHGQPAMFEQLRGPARRLGAAFQKVNFLRDIRSDYEDRGRVYFPGVAYHRFDDGAKREIEADIRADFEAGYAGIQQLPRPARLGVYLAYVYYLKLFYKIKNLPATHILHQRVRVPTNTKLLLLLGSYFRFRLARL, from the coding sequence ATGGACCACGTTAAACTATTCACTGATACCAGCTTAGCGTGCAGCAAGCTCATTACCAAGCGCTACAGCACATCGTTTTCGCTGGGTATCCGCACGCTCGACGAGAGCCTGCACGCGCCGGTGTACGCCGTGTATGGCTTCGTGCGCTGGGCCGATGAAATCGTGGATACCTTCCACGGCCACGACCGGGCGGCACTGCTGGCCGATTTCCAGCGCCAAACCGCCGAGGCCCTGGCCACTGGCCTCAGCCTGAACCCGGTGCTGCACGCCTTCCAGGCTGTGGTGCACGAATACGGCATCGACCAGGAGTTTATCGATGCGTTTCTGCACAGCATGGCCCTGGACCTGGAAGACCAGAACTACCACCCCGGCCTGTACAACGAATACATCTACGGTTCGGCGGAAGTGGTGGGGCTCATGTGCCTACGCATTTTCTGCCACGGGCAGCCAGCCATGTTTGAGCAGCTGCGGGGCCCTGCGCGGCGGCTGGGGGCAGCGTTTCAGAAGGTGAATTTTCTGCGCGACATCCGTTCCGACTACGAGGACCGGGGCCGCGTGTACTTTCCCGGCGTGGCCTACCACCGGTTTGATGATGGCGCCAAGCGCGAAATAGAGGCCGACATCCGGGCCGATTTTGAGGCGGGTTACGCCGGTATCCAGCAGTTGCCGCGCCCGGCCCGGCTGGGCGTATACCTGGCGTACGTGTACTACCTGAAGCTGTTTTATAAGATTAAGAATCTGCCCGCGACGCATATTTTGCACCAGCGGGTGCGGGTACCCACCAATACCAAGCTGCTGCTGCTGCTGGGCTCGTATTTCCGCTTCCGGCTGGCGCGCTTGTGA
- a CDS encoding T9SS type A sorting domain-containing protein, giving the protein MTYYFYSFEYNSDRLAGAENYLVPNNQPLAPLPVELVSFTAQLRNKQVNLNWVTASEKNSRSFDVQRSSNGQTFATVLTKSAQGNSSARTTYDAVDRQPLPGLSYYRLKQIDNDGTVAYSPVVSVQSDGAVDISIYPNPTSGKVTITLPAALAASAPRVRISDLMGRVVQEVSLPASGEIDLGALPAGTYLLNVGGQQVRSRVVKY; this is encoded by the coding sequence TTGACGTATTACTTTTACTCTTTTGAGTACAACTCTGACCGGCTGGCGGGAGCCGAGAACTACCTCGTGCCCAACAACCAGCCCTTGGCGCCGCTGCCGGTAGAGCTGGTGTCGTTCACGGCGCAGCTTCGCAACAAGCAGGTGAACCTGAACTGGGTGACGGCCAGTGAGAAGAACAGCCGCAGCTTCGACGTGCAGCGCAGCTCGAATGGCCAGACGTTTGCGACCGTGCTGACGAAGTCGGCCCAGGGTAACAGCAGCGCCCGTACCACCTACGACGCCGTGGACCGCCAGCCGCTGCCGGGCCTGAGCTACTACCGCCTCAAGCAAATCGACAACGACGGCACGGTGGCCTACTCGCCGGTGGTGTCGGTGCAGAGCGATGGCGCGGTGGACATCAGCATCTACCCGAACCCGACGAGTGGTAAGGTGACCATCACCCTGCCCGCGGCCCTGGCTGCCAGCGCTCCCCGCGTGCGCATCAGCGACCTGATGGGCCGCGTGGTGCAGGAAGTAAGCCTGCCCGCTTCGGGCGAGATTGACCTGGGGGCCCTGCCCGCGGGCACCTACCTCCTCAACGTGGGCGGCCAGCAGGTGCGCAGCCGCGTGGTGAAGTACTAG
- a CDS encoding carboxypeptidase-like regulatory domain-containing protein, with protein MHCFYRLLGDLLVLLSGCPAVAQGVVTGRVVDEKGQPVPYASVALADGRTGTATNEVGEFSLRVPALPQQLVVLSIGYGRAGALATQAGALPVVIVLKASAVELPEVTVRANAEAEELVARCYAKLLRHQADAQYGRGFYRQKTRENGHYRELFDAFYDVKLTPRDMPSWVLGEARYAFVPGILSMKNFSIYTRALPVFQLPGGTSRTAQPLGANAAERFRFVLRQTLRDQGRELAVVDFGPRVAGDPVASGTLYIDPRTAALFRFERDMPTAGNFTSSNPAIQLGLCTLHTTTNFAPLDDSLSRLASTQVVSNIQMTMKGVPSETTTTSQFFLYEYGPPTPGQKYRAMPQDVNDLAEIKKRRYHPEFWRDNAVVKDSPVEAQVIQDFEGRRVFGRL; from the coding sequence ATGCATTGTTTCTATCGTTTGCTGGGGGACTTGCTGGTCCTTTTGTCCGGCTGCCCCGCTGTTGCCCAAGGGGTTGTGACGGGCCGGGTGGTGGACGAAAAAGGCCAGCCTGTGCCCTACGCCAGCGTAGCCCTGGCCGACGGCCGCACCGGCACCGCCACCAACGAGGTGGGCGAGTTTAGCCTGCGGGTGCCCGCGCTGCCGCAGCAGCTCGTGGTACTCAGCATTGGCTACGGGCGCGCCGGGGCCCTGGCTACGCAGGCCGGGGCCCTGCCAGTGGTCATCGTGCTCAAAGCCAGCGCCGTGGAGCTGCCCGAGGTGACGGTGCGCGCCAACGCCGAGGCCGAAGAGCTGGTGGCCCGCTGCTACGCTAAGCTGCTGCGCCACCAGGCCGACGCGCAATACGGCCGGGGCTTCTACCGCCAGAAAACTCGTGAGAACGGCCACTACCGCGAGCTCTTCGATGCATTTTACGACGTGAAGCTCACGCCGCGCGACATGCCCAGCTGGGTGCTGGGCGAGGCACGCTACGCCTTTGTACCGGGCATTTTGAGCATGAAAAACTTCTCCATCTACACGCGGGCGCTGCCCGTTTTTCAGTTGCCTGGCGGGACCAGCCGCACGGCCCAGCCCCTGGGGGCCAATGCCGCGGAGCGTTTCCGGTTTGTACTGCGCCAAACCCTGCGCGACCAGGGCCGCGAGCTGGCCGTGGTTGACTTTGGACCCCGCGTGGCCGGCGACCCCGTGGCCAGCGGTACCCTTTATATCGACCCGCGCACGGCGGCGCTGTTTCGTTTCGAGCGCGATATGCCCACAGCCGGCAATTTCACTTCCAGCAACCCCGCCATCCAGCTTGGACTCTGTACGTTGCATACTACCACCAATTTTGCGCCCCTGGACGACTCGCTTAGCCGCTTGGCCAGCACGCAAGTAGTGTCCAATATCCAGATGACGATGAAGGGCGTGCCATCGGAAACAACAACGACTTCCCAGTTTTTTCTCTACGAATACGGCCCGCCGACGCCCGGCCAGAAGTACCGGGCCATGCCCCAGGACGTGAACGATCTGGCGGAAATCAAGAAGCGCCGCTACCATCCCGAGTTCTGGCGCGATAATGCCGTGGTGAAAGACAGCCCGGTGGAAGCCCAGGTAATCCAGGATTTTGAGGGCCGCCGGGTCTTCGGAAGATTATAG
- a CDS encoding 4-hydroxy-3-methylbut-2-enyl diphosphate reductase, translating into MPPLLLSVRIDPNSGFCFGVIYAIQMAEDLLDEQGYLYCLGDIVHNDEEVHRLQQRGLRIICHERLAELRDEAVLIRAHGEPPSTYKLALENNLTLIDASCPVVLKLQNRIKTSFDKREQIFIYGKHGHAEVLGLLGQTGGKAVVFENLAELMTHELPSALTLYSQTTKSTASFYNIKNELESRGYQVNANDTICRQVSNRDKDLRRFAAQFDQIAFVSGTKSSNGKVLYQVCKDTNPDTHFISNVDDIDRAWFQPGQSVGICGATSTPMWLMEQVREALVGL; encoded by the coding sequence ATGCCGCCTTTATTGCTCAGTGTTCGCATCGACCCTAACTCCGGCTTCTGCTTCGGAGTCATCTATGCCATTCAGATGGCGGAAGATTTGCTCGACGAGCAAGGCTACCTGTACTGCCTGGGTGACATTGTACATAACGACGAGGAAGTGCACCGCCTGCAACAGCGTGGCCTGCGCATCATCTGCCACGAGCGGCTGGCCGAATTGCGCGACGAGGCCGTGCTCATCCGGGCCCACGGTGAGCCGCCGAGCACCTACAAGCTAGCCCTGGAAAATAACCTGACGCTGATTGACGCCAGTTGCCCGGTGGTGCTAAAGCTGCAAAACCGTATTAAAACCAGCTTCGACAAGCGCGAGCAAATTTTCATCTACGGCAAGCACGGCCACGCCGAAGTGCTGGGTCTACTGGGCCAGACCGGCGGTAAGGCCGTGGTATTCGAGAATCTGGCCGAGCTGATGACCCACGAGCTGCCCTCGGCGCTGACGCTTTACAGCCAAACCACTAAGAGCACCGCGAGCTTCTATAATATTAAAAATGAGCTGGAAAGCCGGGGCTACCAAGTGAACGCCAACGACACGATTTGCCGGCAGGTGAGCAACCGCGACAAAGATTTGCGACGCTTCGCAGCGCAGTTCGACCAGATTGCCTTCGTATCGGGCACCAAAAGCTCCAACGGCAAGGTGCTCTACCAGGTGTGTAAGGACACCAACCCGGATACCCACTTCATTTCCAACGTCGACGACATCGACCGCGCTTGGTTTCAGCCGGGGCAGTCGGTGGGCATCTGTGGGGCCACCAGCACGCCCATGTGGCTGATGGAGCAAGTGCGCGAGGCCCTGGTGGGCCTGTAA
- a CDS encoding fatty acid desaturase — MSVSTAPSVPARRVAPAPLAGKGVAAALLIMVAWGGLLAWLLAGYQPNWHAPGPYLLVLLQTHLYTGLFITAHDAMHGVVSPNKRLNNALGTVATVLFAYNWFPNQLPKHHDHHRHVGTQADPDFHSEDHAGFLPWLARFAWNYVTWWQVLLMAVTYNVLKLYFPQTNVIAFWMIPAVLATLQLFFFGTYLPHRGEHEPENRHKSRSQLRHHVWAFVTCYFFGYHFEHHDQPYLPWWRLWKTKV, encoded by the coding sequence ATGAGCGTATCCACTGCCCCTTCCGTACCGGCCCGCCGCGTGGCCCCCGCGCCGCTGGCCGGCAAGGGCGTGGCGGCAGCCCTGCTGATTATGGTGGCCTGGGGCGGGCTGCTGGCTTGGCTGCTGGCTGGCTACCAGCCCAACTGGCACGCGCCGGGCCCCTATTTGCTGGTGCTGCTCCAAACGCATCTCTACACCGGGCTGTTCATTACGGCCCACGACGCTATGCACGGCGTGGTGAGCCCCAACAAGCGCCTCAACAACGCCCTGGGTACGGTGGCTACGGTACTGTTTGCCTACAACTGGTTCCCAAATCAGCTGCCCAAGCATCACGACCACCACCGCCACGTAGGCACCCAGGCCGACCCCGATTTCCACTCCGAAGACCACGCTGGCTTCTTGCCCTGGCTGGCTCGCTTCGCCTGGAACTACGTAACCTGGTGGCAAGTGCTGCTGATGGCTGTGACCTACAACGTGCTGAAACTGTATTTTCCACAGACCAACGTCATCGCCTTTTGGATGATACCGGCGGTGCTGGCTACGTTGCAGCTGTTCTTCTTCGGTACCTACCTGCCGCACCGCGGCGAGCATGAACCCGAAAACCGGCACAAGTCGCGCAGCCAGTTGCGGCACCACGTCTGGGCTTTCGTCACCTGCTATTTCTTCGGTTACCACTTCGAGCACCACGACCAGCCGTACCTGCCCTGGTGGCGGCTATGGAAAACCAAGGTCTGA
- a CDS encoding heavy-metal-associated domain-containing protein, which translates to MKALSFFLFAAFSAAGLSAQAQTAPAAAKAVAGTETVKFKTSAVCDMCKARIEKSMAYEKGVQSATLDVPTKVLTVNYRPEKTNTAALRAAVQKTGYDADEQTADARAYSRLPECCKKTAPAHQ; encoded by the coding sequence ATGAAAGCTCTTTCGTTTTTCCTCTTCGCCGCCTTCAGCGCGGCCGGCCTCAGCGCCCAGGCCCAAACTGCTCCCGCCGCCGCCAAAGCCGTGGCCGGCACCGAAACGGTCAAGTTCAAAACCTCGGCCGTGTGCGATATGTGCAAGGCGCGCATCGAGAAAAGCATGGCCTACGAGAAGGGCGTGCAAAGCGCCACCCTCGACGTGCCCACCAAGGTGCTCACGGTGAACTACCGCCCCGAAAAAACTAACACCGCCGCCCTGCGCGCCGCCGTGCAGAAAACCGGCTACGACGCCGACGAGCAAACCGCTGATGCCCGCGCCTACAGCCGCCTGCCCGAGTGCTGCAAGAAAACCGCCCCGGCCCACCAATAG
- a CDS encoding TonB-dependent receptor, whose protein sequence is MKSLRGLSPLLTSGLLLALGAPSAAWAQAVPGPVRGEVTEQTTAAPLPGALLRWLADAPTTADSFPTTTADAAGHFVLARPARAAGRLVVQVLGYRPDTVAVPAAGSPYLRVGLRPGLELGEVTVTTRAPAYSAITPTNTQVISARDLTKSACCNLAESFETNAAVEVTTSDAVSGAKQIQLLGLDGAYSLLTVDNQPALRGLAAPYRLGYLAGPWIENIEIIKGTGSVVNGYEAISGQINIKLKEPEKTDQLLFNAYANDLGKFDVNLNSSVRLNPKWSTVLLLHTDHLGRRVDRNGDGFLDLPLATQFNAVNKWKYLSGHGLVTEVGLGALHEDRQGGQLSFRPDAPDAYRQAYGTTNTTRRYTAFTKTSYTWPTRPFQSLGLLMNGTSHDFNSTYSFSEVTGARRYDGTQRTGQATLLFQSIIGSTTHGYRAGLSFLYDDYREFLGTGQTYGTETPDDTYAREHRSRRELVPGAFAEYTYQNSRNLTIVAGLRADRHNLYGWQVTPRFNLKYDATQNSIFRLSAGRGWRMANPIADNAYLLASARTFVIGNALRPETAWNLGGSFTQYFELWGRQATFVADYYDTMFGNQVVADMYTAPQFVLINNLGPGNRSFARSVQAELQVEPVKGFQVKGAYKYLDVRTTYGNELLPKPLTPSHRAFLNLGYASAFDKWRADFTVQWFGQRPLAYLGNDGAHQHAAGQNPAVYYAPRYAALNTQITRAFKRLEVYAGVENLTNYRQPNPIESAAFPFSPTFDAAMVWGPVYGRLTYVGLRYRVE, encoded by the coding sequence ATGAAATCCTTGCGCGGGCTCAGCCCGCTGCTTACCAGCGGCTTGCTGCTGGCGCTGGGGGCCCCCAGCGCCGCCTGGGCGCAGGCCGTGCCCGGCCCGGTGCGGGGCGAAGTCACGGAGCAAACCACGGCCGCGCCTTTGCCCGGCGCGCTGCTGCGCTGGCTGGCCGACGCGCCCACTACGGCCGACAGTTTTCCCACGACCACCGCCGACGCGGCGGGCCACTTTGTGCTGGCCCGCCCGGCCCGGGCCGCCGGCCGCCTGGTGGTGCAGGTTCTCGGCTACCGGCCCGATACGGTGGCCGTGCCCGCCGCCGGCAGCCCCTACCTGCGGGTGGGCTTGCGGCCCGGCCTGGAGTTGGGCGAGGTGACGGTAACCACCCGGGCCCCCGCCTACTCGGCCATCACGCCCACCAACACGCAGGTAATTTCGGCCCGCGACCTCACCAAATCGGCCTGCTGCAACCTGGCCGAGAGCTTCGAAACCAACGCCGCCGTGGAGGTAACGACCTCCGATGCCGTGTCGGGGGCTAAGCAGATTCAGCTGCTGGGGCTCGACGGGGCCTACTCGTTGCTGACCGTGGACAACCAGCCGGCCCTGCGCGGGCTGGCCGCGCCCTACCGCCTGGGCTACCTGGCGGGGCCCTGGATTGAAAACATTGAAATCATCAAGGGCACGGGCTCGGTGGTGAACGGCTACGAGGCCATTTCGGGCCAGATCAACATCAAGCTGAAGGAGCCCGAAAAGACCGACCAGCTGCTGTTCAACGCCTACGCCAACGACCTGGGCAAGTTCGACGTCAACCTCAACTCCTCGGTCCGTCTTAACCCGAAGTGGAGCACCGTGCTGCTGCTGCACACCGACCACCTGGGCCGGCGCGTGGACCGCAACGGCGACGGCTTTCTGGACCTGCCGCTGGCCACGCAATTCAACGCCGTGAACAAGTGGAAGTACCTTTCCGGCCACGGCCTGGTGACGGAGGTGGGCCTGGGGGCCCTGCACGAAGACCGCCAGGGCGGCCAGCTGAGCTTCCGGCCCGACGCGCCCGACGCCTACCGCCAGGCCTACGGCACCACCAACACCACCCGCCGCTACACGGCCTTCACCAAAACGTCGTACACCTGGCCCACCCGCCCCTTCCAGAGCCTGGGCCTGCTGATGAACGGCACGAGCCACGACTTCAACTCGACTTACTCGTTTAGTGAGGTGACGGGGGCCCGGCGTTACGACGGCACCCAGCGCACGGGCCAAGCCACGCTGCTGTTCCAGAGCATCATCGGGAGCACCACGCACGGCTACCGGGCGGGGCTGAGCTTTTTGTACGACGACTACCGCGAGTTTTTGGGCACCGGCCAAACCTACGGCACCGAGACGCCGGATGACACCTACGCCCGCGAGCACCGCAGCCGCCGCGAGCTAGTGCCCGGAGCCTTTGCCGAGTACACGTACCAGAACAGCCGCAACCTGACCATAGTGGCCGGCCTACGCGCCGACCGCCACAACCTGTACGGCTGGCAGGTCACGCCGCGCTTCAACCTGAAGTACGACGCCACCCAAAACTCCATTTTCCGGCTCTCGGCGGGCCGCGGCTGGCGCATGGCCAACCCCATCGCCGACAACGCCTACCTGCTGGCCAGCGCCCGCACCTTCGTCATCGGCAACGCCCTGCGCCCCGAAACGGCTTGGAACTTGGGCGGCAGCTTCACGCAGTATTTTGAGCTATGGGGCCGCCAAGCCACGTTCGTGGCCGACTACTACGACACCATGTTCGGCAACCAGGTGGTGGCCGATATGTACACTGCGCCCCAATTCGTGCTCATCAACAATTTGGGCCCCGGGAACCGCTCCTTCGCCCGCAGCGTGCAGGCCGAGTTGCAGGTGGAGCCCGTGAAGGGCTTTCAGGTGAAGGGCGCCTACAAGTACCTCGACGTGCGCACCACCTACGGCAACGAGCTGCTGCCCAAACCCCTCACCCCCAGCCACCGCGCCTTCCTGAACCTGGGCTACGCCTCGGCCTTCGACAAGTGGCGGGCCGATTTCACGGTGCAGTGGTTTGGCCAGCGGCCACTGGCCTACCTCGGCAACGACGGCGCCCACCAGCACGCCGCCGGCCAAAACCCGGCCGTGTACTACGCCCCGCGCTACGCCGCGCTCAACACCCAAATTACGCGCGCCTTCAAGCGCCTGGAGGTGTACGCCGGCGTCGAAAACCTCACCAACTACCGCCAGCCCAACCCCATCGAAAGCGCCGCCTTCCCATTCAGCCCCACCTTCGACGCCGCAATGGTGTGGGGCCCCGTGTACGGCCGCCTCACGTATGTTGGCCTCCGCTACCGCGTCGAGTAA